A window from Ramlibacter pinisoli encodes these proteins:
- a CDS encoding Bug family tripartite tricarboxylate transporter substrate binding protein, which translates to MTLRWIGALALTLGTSFSFAQGFPAKPIRFVVPYLAGGTTDLVARTVGEQVGRKLGQPVVIENRPGAGGNIGMDAVAKAPADGYTIGFGAISTNALNPHLYKKMPFDPRKDFTAISMLGYSTIVLEVGPGVPVKDVKEFIAYAKKNPGLQFGTAGAGTSMHLAGTMFAQMAGVNLVHVPYKGSVPGITDMIGGHLPAMFDNLPASLPHIQAGKLKALAVAGKHRSPSLPDVPTIAEAGLAGYEVDPWFGVYGPAGLDARIVKALNEAFAEALAMPAIKEKLEKAGFTPQGSTAQELETLTQAEYVRLGKVATQAQMSAD; encoded by the coding sequence ATGACTCTCCGCTGGATCGGCGCCCTCGCGCTCACCCTGGGCACTTCCTTCAGCTTCGCGCAGGGCTTCCCGGCCAAGCCGATCCGCTTCGTCGTGCCCTACCTCGCGGGCGGCACGACCGACCTGGTCGCGCGCACGGTCGGCGAACAGGTCGGACGCAAGCTCGGCCAGCCGGTCGTCATCGAGAACCGTCCCGGCGCGGGCGGCAACATCGGCATGGACGCGGTGGCCAAGGCGCCGGCCGACGGCTACACCATCGGGTTCGGCGCCATCTCCACCAATGCGCTCAACCCGCACCTGTACAAGAAGATGCCGTTCGATCCGCGCAAGGATTTCACCGCCATCAGCATGCTGGGCTATTCGACCATCGTGCTGGAGGTGGGCCCGGGCGTGCCGGTGAAGGACGTCAAGGAGTTCATCGCCTACGCGAAGAAGAACCCCGGACTGCAGTTTGGCACCGCCGGCGCCGGCACCTCGATGCACCTGGCCGGCACCATGTTCGCCCAGATGGCGGGGGTCAACCTCGTGCACGTTCCCTACAAGGGCAGCGTGCCCGGCATCACCGACATGATCGGCGGCCACCTGCCGGCGATGTTCGACAACCTGCCGGCCTCGCTGCCCCACATCCAGGCCGGCAAGCTCAAGGCGCTGGCGGTGGCGGGCAAGCACCGCTCGCCCTCGCTGCCGGACGTGCCGACCATCGCCGAGGCCGGCCTGGCCGGCTACGAGGTCGATCCCTGGTTCGGCGTGTACGGCCCGGCCGGCCTCGATGCGCGCATCGTCAAGGCCCTGAACGAGGCCTTCGCCGAGGCGCTGGCCATGCCCGCGATCAAGGAGAAGCTGGAGAAGGCCGGCTTCACGCCGCAGGGCTCGACGGCACAGGAACTGGAGACGCTCACGCAGGCGGAATACGTGCGCCTGGGCAAGGTCGCCACCCAGGCTCAGATGTCGGCCGACTGA
- a CDS encoding VOC family protein — protein MNQRPFRVLGVQQIAIGGPDKQRLRKLWVDLFGLEVTGTFRSERENVDEDICATGAGAFKVEVDLMQPLDPDKKPAVHATPLNHIGLWVDDLPVAVEWLQAQGLRFAPGGIRRGAAGFDICFVHPKGNEEFPLGGEGVLIELVQAPPEVVRAFTALAQSADI, from the coding sequence ATGAACCAACGTCCCTTCCGTGTCCTCGGCGTCCAGCAGATCGCCATCGGCGGCCCCGACAAGCAGCGCCTGCGCAAGCTCTGGGTCGACCTGTTCGGCCTGGAGGTGACCGGCACCTTCCGCAGCGAGCGCGAGAACGTCGACGAGGACATCTGCGCCACCGGCGCCGGCGCCTTCAAGGTCGAGGTCGACCTGATGCAGCCGCTGGACCCGGACAAGAAGCCCGCCGTGCACGCGACGCCGCTCAACCACATCGGGCTGTGGGTGGACGACCTGCCGGTGGCGGTCGAGTGGCTGCAGGCCCAGGGCCTGCGCTTCGCGCCGGGCGGCATCCGGCGAGGCGCCGCCGGCTTCGACATCTGCTTCGTGCACCCCAAGGGCAACGAGGAATTCCCGCTGGGGGGCGAGGGCGTGCTGATCGAGCTGGTGCAGGCGCCACCGGAGGTGGTGCGCGCCTTCACGGCGCTGGCTCAGTCGGCCGACATCTGA
- a CDS encoding 2-oxoacid:acceptor oxidoreductase subunit alpha, whose product MSAVEPFRGASDLVPGVHGERPVPPRIEAVNDFVIKFANVNGSGSASANELFAKAILRMGVPVSPRNIFPSNIQGLPTWYEVRVSEDGWLGRRGGIDMMVAMNPQTWDADVAELEPGGYLFYDSTRPMPASRFRPDIHVIGMPLTEICNAVYSDPRQRQLFKNIVYVGALSVLLEIDDQVIEKLFGEQYRGKEKLLASNVQALHLGRDFAKEHLQGPLGVRVRRADRVGDGIFIDGNSAAALGCVYGGATVAAWYPITPSSSVAEAFQKYCAKFRVDPATGQNCYAIVQAEDEIASIGMVVGAGWNGARAFTATSGPGISLMTEFIGLAYFAEIPVTIINVQRGGPSTGMPTRTQQADLLACAYASHGDTKHVLLLPEDPHECFEHAACALDLADRLQTPVFVMTDLDIGMNQRLCRPFAWEEGRSYDRGKVMTAEELEAGRDFGRYKDVDGDGIPWRTLPGTHPTRGSYFTRGTTRDPYARYSERGPDYIYNVERLLKKFRTAADLVPQPVIAMAAQPTRLGVIYFGSTSPAMAEALAVLQAEGIHVDAMRLRAFPFPDSVAAFIAAHDQVFVVEQNRDAQMRSLLVNELEVDPARLVKVLHYDGTPITARFITRAITQVVRPTADPKEAQA is encoded by the coding sequence ATGAGCGCCGTCGAACCCTTCCGCGGCGCAAGCGACCTGGTGCCGGGCGTCCACGGCGAGCGTCCGGTGCCGCCGCGCATCGAGGCGGTGAACGACTTCGTCATCAAGTTCGCGAACGTCAACGGCTCGGGATCGGCATCGGCCAACGAACTGTTCGCCAAGGCCATCCTGCGGATGGGGGTGCCGGTCAGCCCGCGCAACATCTTCCCCAGCAACATCCAGGGCCTGCCCACCTGGTACGAGGTGCGGGTGAGCGAGGACGGCTGGCTGGGCCGGCGCGGCGGCATCGACATGATGGTCGCGATGAACCCGCAGACCTGGGATGCCGACGTCGCGGAGCTCGAACCCGGCGGCTACCTGTTCTACGACAGCACGCGGCCCATGCCGGCTTCCCGGTTCCGCCCCGACATCCACGTCATCGGCATGCCGCTGACCGAGATCTGCAACGCCGTCTACAGCGACCCGCGGCAGCGCCAGCTGTTCAAGAACATCGTCTATGTCGGCGCGCTCTCGGTGCTGCTCGAGATCGACGACCAGGTGATCGAGAAGCTGTTCGGCGAGCAGTACCGCGGCAAGGAAAAGCTGCTGGCGTCCAATGTCCAGGCGCTGCACCTGGGGCGCGACTTCGCCAAGGAGCACCTGCAGGGGCCGCTGGGCGTGCGGGTGCGGCGGGCCGACCGCGTGGGCGACGGCATCTTCATCGACGGCAACAGCGCCGCGGCGCTCGGCTGCGTCTATGGCGGTGCGACGGTGGCGGCCTGGTACCCGATCACGCCGTCGTCGTCGGTGGCCGAGGCCTTCCAGAAGTACTGCGCGAAGTTCCGCGTCGATCCCGCCACCGGGCAGAACTGCTACGCCATCGTGCAGGCCGAGGACGAGATCGCCTCCATCGGCATGGTGGTGGGGGCCGGGTGGAACGGCGCGCGGGCCTTCACGGCGACCTCCGGCCCCGGCATCTCGCTGATGACCGAGTTCATCGGCCTGGCGTACTTCGCCGAGATCCCGGTCACCATCATCAACGTGCAGCGCGGCGGGCCGTCCACGGGCATGCCGACGAGGACCCAGCAGGCCGACCTGCTGGCCTGTGCCTACGCCTCGCATGGCGACACCAAGCACGTGCTGCTGCTGCCGGAGGACCCGCACGAGTGCTTCGAGCATGCCGCCTGCGCGCTCGACCTGGCCGACCGGCTGCAGACACCGGTGTTCGTCATGACCGACCTGGACATCGGCATGAACCAGCGCCTGTGCAGGCCGTTCGCCTGGGAGGAGGGCCGTTCCTACGATCGTGGCAAGGTGATGACGGCGGAGGAACTCGAGGCCGGCCGGGATTTCGGCCGCTACAAGGACGTGGACGGCGACGGGATTCCCTGGCGCACCCTGCCGGGCACGCACCCGACGCGGGGCAGCTACTTCACCCGGGGCACGACGCGCGATCCCTATGCCCGCTATTCGGAGCGGGGCCCCGACTACATCTACAACGTCGAGCGCCTGCTCAAGAAGTTCCGCACTGCCGCTGACCTCGTGCCGCAGCCGGTCATCGCGATGGCCGCGCAGCCGACCCGCCTGGGGGTCATCTACTTCGGCTCGACCAGCCCGGCCATGGCCGAGGCGCTCGCGGTGCTGCAGGCCGAGGGCATCCACGTCGATGCGATGCGCCTGCGGGCGTTCCCGTTCCCGGACAGCGTGGCCGCGTTCATCGCCGCGCACGACCAGGTGTTCGTGGTCGAGCAGAACCGCGACGCGCAGATGCGCAGCCTGCTGGTGAACGAGCTGGAGGTCGACCCGGCGCGGCTGGTGAAGGTGCTGCACTACGACGGCACCCCGATCACGGCCCGCTTCATCACCCGCGCCATCACGCAGGTCGTCCGGCCGACCGCCGATCCGAAGGAAGCCCAGGCATGA
- a CDS encoding D-cysteine desulfhydrase: MDLSRFPRRRYTPFATPIEFLPHFSRALAATCPGGQGPRIWIKRDDMLGLFPGGNKTRKLEFLVADALAQGADTLVTCGAPQSNHCRITLAAAVKEGLKCRFVIEERVPDSYDPQASGNNFMFRLLGVEAITVVPGGSNMAAEMQKIADDLAAQGRKAYIIPGGGSNALGGLGYVACAQELQQQLFETGLRIDRLIVGSGSSGTHGGMVAGFLGNNIGIPITGIGVSRDPADQEPLVHKEAQAVMDLLGTGITVPREAVQSVGGYWQPKYSIPNAAMVEAVQLLARTEGIPLDPVYTGKILAGLIGLARKGVLKPDENVLFLHTGGLPSLHAYERVVLGEAPPAD; encoded by the coding sequence ATGGACCTTTCACGCTTCCCCCGCCGGCGCTACACGCCGTTCGCCACCCCGATCGAATTCCTCCCCCACTTCAGCCGGGCCCTGGCCGCCACCTGCCCGGGCGGGCAGGGGCCGCGCATCTGGATCAAGCGCGACGACATGCTCGGCCTGTTCCCGGGCGGCAACAAGACCCGCAAGCTCGAGTTCCTGGTGGCTGATGCCCTGGCTCAGGGCGCCGACACGCTGGTCACCTGCGGGGCGCCGCAGTCCAACCATTGCCGCATCACGCTGGCGGCCGCGGTGAAGGAGGGGCTGAAGTGCCGCTTCGTCATCGAGGAACGCGTGCCGGACAGCTACGACCCGCAGGCCAGCGGCAACAACTTCATGTTCCGGCTGCTGGGCGTGGAGGCCATCACCGTCGTGCCCGGCGGCAGCAACATGGCCGCCGAGATGCAGAAGATCGCCGACGACCTGGCGGCGCAGGGCCGCAAGGCCTACATCATCCCGGGTGGTGGCTCCAACGCGCTCGGCGGGCTGGGCTATGTCGCCTGTGCGCAGGAGTTGCAGCAGCAACTGTTCGAGACGGGGCTGCGCATCGACCGGCTCATCGTCGGTTCCGGCAGTTCGGGCACGCACGGCGGCATGGTGGCCGGCTTCCTGGGCAACAACATCGGCATCCCGATCACCGGCATCGGCGTCAGCCGCGACCCGGCGGACCAGGAGCCGCTGGTGCACAAGGAGGCGCAGGCCGTCATGGACCTGCTCGGGACCGGCATCACCGTGCCGCGCGAGGCGGTGCAGAGCGTGGGCGGCTACTGGCAACCCAAGTATTCGATCCCCAATGCCGCCATGGTCGAGGCGGTGCAACTGCTCGCGCGCACCGAAGGCATCCCGCTGGACCCGGTCTACACCGGCAAGATCCTGGCGGGCCTGATCGGCCTGGCGCGCAAGGGCGTGCTCAAGCCGGACGAAAACGTGCTGTTCCTGCACACCGGCGGCCTGCCGTCGTTGCACGCGTACGAACGCGTGGTGCTGGGCGAGGCCCCGCCGGCGGACTGA
- a CDS encoding FAD-dependent oxidoreductase: protein MQRTDTANPAYFHKVVDCQYACPAHTPVPEYIRLIAQGRYGDAYMVNWVSNVFPGILGRTCDRPCEPACRRGRVEEVNAQQPEPVAICRLKRAAADMKEDVRHRMPTVAPSNGRRVACVGAGPASLTVARDLAPLGYDVTVFDGEAKAGGFMWTQIPRFRLPESVIDEEVGYILGLGVRFEANRRIESMKALLAQDYDAVFVGCGAPRGRDLDLPGRREAAAHVHIGIDWLASVSFGHVTSIGQRVIVLGGGNTAMDCCRSARRLGGSDVKVIVRSGFEEMKASPWEKEDAMHEGIPILNFHVPKAFVHEGGRLTGMTFEIVQAVYDERGRRSLVPTGEPDRFFPCDDVLVAVGQENAFPWIERDCGLAFDEHGLPRLAKDTHQSTLPQVFFGGDAAFGPKNIITAVAHGHEAAVSIDRFLHGLDTTQRPAPMVNLMSQKMGIHEWSYDNDTSVDLRYKVPWAKAEIALASIKVEVELGFDAATAFKEAQRCLNCDVQTVFAENACIECDACVDICPMDCITFTENGNEKDIRPRLKAPALNLAQDLYTSGELKTGRIMVKDEDVCLHCGLCAERCPTGAWDMQKFLLRTTQAGPRARDAAAAHGVAA, encoded by the coding sequence TTGCAGCGAACCGACACCGCGAATCCGGCCTATTTCCACAAGGTCGTCGATTGCCAGTACGCGTGCCCCGCCCACACCCCCGTTCCCGAATACATCCGGCTGATCGCACAGGGCCGCTACGGCGACGCCTACATGGTCAACTGGGTGTCCAACGTCTTCCCGGGCATCCTCGGCCGCACGTGCGACCGCCCGTGCGAGCCGGCCTGCCGGCGGGGCCGGGTCGAGGAGGTGAATGCGCAGCAGCCCGAGCCGGTGGCCATCTGCCGCCTCAAGCGCGCCGCCGCCGACATGAAGGAGGACGTGCGCCACCGCATGCCCACGGTCGCGCCTTCCAACGGCCGGCGCGTTGCCTGCGTGGGCGCGGGTCCGGCCTCGCTGACGGTGGCCCGCGACCTGGCGCCGCTGGGCTACGACGTCACCGTGTTCGACGGTGAAGCCAAGGCGGGCGGCTTCATGTGGACGCAGATCCCGCGCTTTCGCCTGCCCGAGTCCGTCATCGACGAGGAGGTCGGCTACATCCTCGGGCTGGGCGTGCGGTTCGAGGCGAACCGGCGCATCGAGTCGATGAAAGCCCTGCTGGCGCAGGACTACGACGCCGTGTTCGTCGGTTGCGGCGCTCCGCGCGGCCGCGACCTCGACCTGCCGGGTCGCCGCGAGGCGGCCGCGCACGTGCACATCGGCATCGACTGGCTCGCGTCCGTCTCCTTCGGGCATGTCACCTCCATCGGCCAGCGCGTCATCGTGCTCGGCGGCGGCAACACCGCGATGGATTGCTGCCGGTCGGCCCGCCGCCTGGGCGGCAGCGACGTCAAGGTCATCGTGCGCAGCGGCTTCGAGGAGATGAAGGCGTCCCCCTGGGAGAAGGAGGACGCGATGCACGAGGGCATCCCGATCCTCAACTTCCACGTGCCCAAGGCCTTCGTGCACGAGGGGGGGCGGCTCACCGGCATGACGTTCGAGATCGTGCAGGCGGTGTACGACGAGCGCGGCCGCCGCAGCCTGGTGCCCACCGGCGAGCCGGACCGGTTCTTCCCCTGCGACGACGTGCTGGTGGCCGTCGGCCAGGAGAACGCGTTCCCCTGGATCGAGCGCGACTGCGGCCTGGCCTTCGACGAGCACGGCCTGCCCAGGCTGGCCAAGGACACCCACCAGTCGACGTTGCCGCAGGTCTTCTTCGGCGGGGACGCCGCCTTCGGGCCCAAGAACATCATCACCGCCGTCGCCCACGGTCACGAGGCCGCGGTCTCGATCGACCGCTTCCTGCACGGACTGGACACGACCCAGCGGCCCGCCCCGATGGTCAACCTGATGTCGCAGAAGATGGGCATCCACGAGTGGAGCTACGACAACGACACGTCGGTGGACCTGCGCTACAAGGTGCCGTGGGCCAAGGCCGAGATCGCGCTGGCCAGCATCAAGGTCGAGGTCGAGCTGGGCTTCGATGCCGCCACCGCCTTCAAGGAAGCGCAGCGCTGCCTGAACTGCGATGTCCAGACGGTCTTCGCCGAAAACGCCTGCATCGAGTGCGATGCCTGCGTCGACATCTGCCCGATGGACTGCATCACCTTCACCGAGAACGGCAACGAGAAGGACATCCGGCCGCGGCTGAAGGCGCCGGCGCTCAACCTCGCGCAGGACCTCTACACCAGCGGTGAACTCAAGACGGGACGGATCATGGTCAAGGACGAGGACGTGTGCCTGCACTGCGGGTTGTGCGCGGAGCGCTGCCCGACCGGCGCCTGGGACATGCAGAAGTTCCTGCTTCGCACCACCCAGGCCGGCCCGCGTGCCCGCGATGCCGCCGCCGCGCATGGAGTCGCCGCATGA